The DNA segment ACTTCCTGGTCCTTGAATTTTTCTGTGTATTCCAACACCAAGCGTTCCAATTCCTCACGCGATTCAATTTCTGAACTCTGCGCACTGGCCCATGCTCCGATTTGACTTTCGCGTGGACGTGATGCAAAATAAGCATCCGAAATTTCTGGAGAAACGGGTTCAGCGATGCCTTCAATTCGGATCTGACGTTCCAGTTCAACCCAAAAAAACAAGGCCGATATCTTATGGTTCACAGAAAGGTCATGACCTTTGTGGCTTAAATAATTCGTATAAAAAATAATACCGGATTCACTGATATCACGCATATAAACAACCCGCGAAGACGGCTGCTGATGTTCATCTGCGGTAGAAATCATCATCGCATAAGGATCCAGAATTTCCGAACCAACGGCATCTTCAAACCACTGCTCAAACAATTGATAGGGATTTTCAGGAACTGAATTTTCATCCAGCGGACGATTCGCAAAATCCCTGCGAATGGAATTGATATAACTTCTTAAAACATCCATCAGCAGTTCAATAAAAATTTCAAGGTATCAACATGATCAGCATAATCCCATAATTCCGGACTTTGCGATTTTCCGAATGGAATATTGGATTTTGAAACTACACATTGAATTTCGTTTTCGTCCGACTTCAACTTTTCCGTCACCTTATTCAAATCGGTATAGCGTTCAACATATAAAGCACCCAAAGGTGAATGCAAACGATCATCTTCCTTCACCAACAAAAATCCGTTTTCAATTAAATCATCCTGATTCATCATCATGATGGCCTTATTGTAATCGTAATTATTGGCGTATTTTTTATGCTGCACTATGGGATGAAAAGAATAAATCGCTCCAAAAAAACGATCCAGATCAAAATCTTTAGGGATAAATAATTTAGAAACATTTCTGCAACCCAATCCGAAATAATCAAAAATATCATGTCCCAATGCATTCAATTCTTCCTCCGTTTCGGAACCATCCAGCACTGCAACTGAAGTACGGTTACCTCGAAAAATATGTGGATAAGTACCAAAGTATTTCTCAAAATAACGCATGGTATTATCTGATCCCGTGGCAATAACGGCAGAAAAATCTTCCAGTTTTCCGCTGGCAAATTTAATGCGCGAAGCAAACTCAGGCTCAATATGAACCACCAGATAAGTTAATATCCATGGAAGCAAACGATCATCTTCCGACGACATTTTTATGAGTGCTTTATTACCGGATATTAAAACACAAACTAAATCATGAAAACCGACCATCGGAATATTACCGGCCATGATCAGCGCGATGGTTTTTAATTTTTCATTTCCGTTTAAATCGGAATAAGCGGAGGTCCATTGCTCAAGATTTTCCTTACTCAGCGCCCGCGACCATTCAAGACAAGCTTTGCGGACATTTTCCTCCGTAAACCAACCATTTTGCAAATAAACCTGATTCAATAATTGAGAAAAAGAATCAAAATCCGATTGGCTTACTCCATGGGTATAACCCGACCAATCTTTACTGCCTGCGCACTGCCCGAGAACCTTTCCCAGCTGAACAAATGCATCAATTCGTTGTTTTAATTCCATTTCGGAGCTCCAATAAATTTGGTATTTCTATATTTGCAAATCTAAAACAAAAACAAAATATATCCGACATGGCTATTATGATCACAGACGAATGCATCAACTGCGGTGCATGCGAACCGGAATGTCCGAATAACGCCATCTATGAAGGAGGTGCAGAATGGAAATTCTCTGATGGAACTTCACTGAAAGGAAATCTTACTACTCCAGAAGGTAAATCCGTAGATGCATCCTCGGCGAACAATCCGAAATCGATGGATATCTATTATATCGTTACCGATAAGTGTACCGAATGTGTAGGCTTCCACGACGAACCTCAATGCGCAGCGGTTTGTCCGGTAGATTGTTGTGTGGACGACCCCGATCACCGCGAATCGGAAGAACAGCTTCGTAAAAAGAAAGATTTCCTCCACTTATAAAGAGCGAACCTTTTTGAAGAAACACCGTAATTAAACGGTGTTTTTTCGTTAATACACCTGCACGGCACGATTTTGGAATGATAACTCTTATGAAAAGATTCGTTTTTCTTCTATTACTCATCAACCTTTCCAATAAGGCAATGTCTCAGCAACCTGAAGGATGG comes from the Flavobacteriales bacterium genome and includes:
- a CDS encoding 4Fe-4S dicluster domain-containing protein, coding for MAIMITDECINCGACEPECPNNAIYEGGAEWKFSDGTSLKGNLTTPEGKSVDASSANNPKSMDIYYIVTDKCTECVGFHDEPQCAAVCPVDCCVDDPDHRESEEQLRKKKDFLHL
- the pdxH gene encoding pyridoxamine 5'-phosphate oxidase; translated protein: MDVLRSYINSIRRDFANRPLDENSVPENPYQLFEQWFEDAVGSEILDPYAMMISTADEHQQPSSRVVYMRDISESGIIFYTNYLSHKGHDLSVNHKISALFFWVELERQIRIEGIAEPVSPEISDAYFASRPRESQIGAWASAQSSEIESREELERLVLEYTEKFKDQEVPRPPHWGGYLIRPEKFEFWQGRPSRLHDRITFKRDAGTWQRKRLAP
- a CDS encoding acyl-CoA reductase; amino-acid sequence: MELKQRIDAFVQLGKVLGQCAGSKDWSGYTHGVSQSDFDSFSQLLNQVYLQNGWFTEENVRKACLEWSRALSKENLEQWTSAYSDLNGNEKLKTIALIMAGNIPMVGFHDLVCVLISGNKALIKMSSEDDRLLPWILTYLVVHIEPEFASRIKFASGKLEDFSAVIATGSDNTMRYFEKYFGTYPHIFRGNRTSVAVLDGSETEEELNALGHDIFDYFGLGCRNVSKLFIPKDFDLDRFFGAIYSFHPIVQHKKYANNYDYNKAIMMMNQDDLIENGFLLVKEDDRLHSPLGALYVERYTDLNKVTEKLKSDENEIQCVVSKSNIPFGKSQSPELWDYADHVDTLKFLLNC